One genomic segment of Suricata suricatta isolate VVHF042 chromosome 16, meerkat_22Aug2017_6uvM2_HiC, whole genome shotgun sequence includes these proteins:
- the LOC115280078 gene encoding V-set and transmembrane domain-containing protein 1-like isoform X2 yields MITEFLSLLCLGLSMGFEDEKKNETLTKPYLSALPSPVVEWGGNVTLRCQGHFQNVTFMLGKLQDSGYREEQRSAGHTAEFFLTNLEPKDSGTYFCAYKTMASQEWSEQSEHLQLEVTDDRGKHRAPPAGKASGSVIAATCSCLSIVILFLSIFFINRCTQDGSSHEESTKRSSDPIL; encoded by the exons GGCTTTCCATGGGCTTTGAAGACGAGAAAAAGAATG AGACGCTTACCAAGCCCTACCTCAGTGCCTTGCCCAGCCCAGTGGTTGAATGGGGAGGTAACGTGACCTTGAGGTGCCAGGGTCACTTCCAGAATGTGACATTCATGCTGGGGAAGCTGCAGGACTCTGGgtacagagaggagcagaggtcTGCAGGACACACAGCTGAATTCTTCCTCACTAACCTGGAGCCAAAGGATTCTGGGACATACTTTTGTGCCTACAAGACAATGGCCTCCCAGGAGTGGTCGGAGCAAAGTGAGCACTTGCAGCTGGAGGTCACAG ACGACCGTGGTAAGCACAGAGCTCCTCCAGCAGGAAAAG CCTCCGGGTCCGTCATTGCCGCCACCTGCAGCTGTCTTTCTATCGTGatcctcttcctctccatcttcttCATCAACAGATGCACCCAGGATG GTTCGTCACATGAAGAATCCACCAAGAG gtCTTCAGATCCCATACTTTAA